Proteins co-encoded in one Erinaceus europaeus chromosome 2, mEriEur2.1, whole genome shotgun sequence genomic window:
- the LOC103126077 gene encoding sialic acid-binding Ig-like lectin 6 isoform X1 — translation MPLGLLLLLLILLPRLWGAPWDQHQNRLELQEIVVTVQEGVCELVPCKLSNFWVSMVWYREREGYKRHNLPVATSKLDQKLQDRNQGPFILLRDPQTYKYSLIIRDMKKGDSGTYFFLRSSYGYSYLEMKLSLRVTALTHTPFILTPEALESGCPWNLTCSVPWTCEMGTPPIFFWRLAPLRLQGFGMLLSSVLTFTPRPQDHGTQLTCQVQFPAVGVTVERTIQLNVSYAPQDAAISLFQGNSSALKTIQNASSLSILEGQALRLLCEADSNPPATLSWFRRSLPENDTVLSNSSTLELPSVRRSDEGEFICQAQNQLGSQLVSLSLSVNWRAESWLSGVQGAVTGAATTALLSLCLGLLFRLKNRSRKAVQPVQTGDPTNQAMGSASREQQCRFWKHPPARPPAPAGPGLVSSREQELHYALLRFPRAQAQPQGQEDSCMDTEYTEIKIST, via the exons ATGCCCTTAGggttgctgctactgctactgatTTTGCTGCCCAGACTGTGGGGAG cacCCTGGGATCAACATCAGAACCGACTGGAACTACAGGAGATTgtggtgacagtgcaggagggtgtCTGTGAGCTGGTACCCTGCAAGCTTTCCAACTTTTGGGTTTCCATGGTGTGGTACCGAGAAAGGGAAGGATATAAAAGGCATAATCTCCCAGTGGCTACAAGCAAACTGGACCAAAAACTGCAGGATAGGAACCAGGGCCCGTTCATCCTCCTCAGGGACCCCCAGACCTACAAGTACTCGCTGATCATCAGAGACATGAAGAAGGGGGACAGTGGCACTTACTTCTTTCTGAGAAGTAGTTATGGTTATTCATATCTAGAAATGAAGCTCTCTCTGAGGGTGACAG CCCTGACCCACACCCCCTTCATCCTCACCCCGGAGGCCCTGGAGTCTGGTTGCCCCTGGAATCTGACTTGCTCTGTGCCCTGGACCTGTGAGATGGGGACACCTCCCATCTTCTTCTGGAGGCTTGCTCCCCTCAGACTCCAGGGTTTTGGAATGCTCCTCTCCTCCGTGCTCACCTTCACCCCACGGCCCCAGGACCACGGCACTCAGCTCACTTGCCAGGTGCAATTTCCAGCTGTCGGTGTGACCGTGGAGAGAACCATCCAGCTCAATGTGTCCT ATGCTCCACAGGACGCTGCCATCAGCCTCTTCCAAGGAAATAGCTCAG CCCTGAAGACAATTCAGAATgcctcctccctctccatcctGGAGGGCCAGGCTCTGCGGCTGCTCTGTGAAGCCGACAGCAACCCCCCTGCAACGCTGTCCTGGTTCCGGAGGTCCCTCCCTGAGAATGACACCGTCCTCTCCAACTCCTCCACCCTGGAGCTGCCATCAGTGAGGAGATCAGACGAAGGGGAGTTCATTTGCCAGGCACAGAATCAGCTGggctcccagcttgtctctttgAGCCTCTCTGTGAACT GGAGAGCAGAATCCTGGCTCAGCGGGGTTCAGGGAGCAGTAACTGGGGCGGCCACCACGGCcctgctttctctctgcctcgGCCTCCTCTTCAG GCTGAAGAACCGTAGCAGGAAAGCAGTCCAGCCAGTGCAGACTGGGGATCCAACCAATCAAGCCATGGGCTCAGCCTCCAGG GAGCAGCAGTGCCGGTTTTGGAAACATCCCCCTGCCCGCCCCCCAGCTCCTGCTGGGCCTGGCTTGGTCTCCAGCAGGGAGCAGGAGCTCCACTATGCTCTCCTCAGATTCCCTAGAGCCCAAGCCCAGCCTCAGGGTCAGGAAGACAGCTGCATGGATACTGAATACACTGAGATCAAGATAAGCACATGA
- the LOC103126077 gene encoding sialic acid-binding Ig-like lectin 6 isoform X2 yields the protein MPLGLLLLLLILLPRLWGAPWDQHQNRLELQEIVVTVQEGVCELVPCKLSNFWVSMVWYREREGYKRHNLPVATSKLDQKLQDRNQGPFILLRDPQTYKYSLIIRDMKKGDSGTYFFLRSSYGYSYLEMKLSLRVTALTHTPFILTPEALESGCPWNLTCSVPWTCEMGTPPIFFWRLAPLRLQGFGMLLSSVLTFTPRPQDHGTQLTCQVQFPAVGVTVERTIQLNVSSLKTIQNASSLSILEGQALRLLCEADSNPPATLSWFRRSLPENDTVLSNSSTLELPSVRRSDEGEFICQAQNQLGSQLVSLSLSVNWRAESWLSGVQGAVTGAATTALLSLCLGLLFRLKNRSRKAVQPVQTGDPTNQAMGSASREQQCRFWKHPPARPPAPAGPGLVSSREQELHYALLRFPRAQAQPQGQEDSCMDTEYTEIKIST from the exons ATGCCCTTAGggttgctgctactgctactgatTTTGCTGCCCAGACTGTGGGGAG cacCCTGGGATCAACATCAGAACCGACTGGAACTACAGGAGATTgtggtgacagtgcaggagggtgtCTGTGAGCTGGTACCCTGCAAGCTTTCCAACTTTTGGGTTTCCATGGTGTGGTACCGAGAAAGGGAAGGATATAAAAGGCATAATCTCCCAGTGGCTACAAGCAAACTGGACCAAAAACTGCAGGATAGGAACCAGGGCCCGTTCATCCTCCTCAGGGACCCCCAGACCTACAAGTACTCGCTGATCATCAGAGACATGAAGAAGGGGGACAGTGGCACTTACTTCTTTCTGAGAAGTAGTTATGGTTATTCATATCTAGAAATGAAGCTCTCTCTGAGGGTGACAG CCCTGACCCACACCCCCTTCATCCTCACCCCGGAGGCCCTGGAGTCTGGTTGCCCCTGGAATCTGACTTGCTCTGTGCCCTGGACCTGTGAGATGGGGACACCTCCCATCTTCTTCTGGAGGCTTGCTCCCCTCAGACTCCAGGGTTTTGGAATGCTCCTCTCCTCCGTGCTCACCTTCACCCCACGGCCCCAGGACCACGGCACTCAGCTCACTTGCCAGGTGCAATTTCCAGCTGTCGGTGTGACCGTGGAGAGAACCATCCAGCTCAATGTGTCCT CCCTGAAGACAATTCAGAATgcctcctccctctccatcctGGAGGGCCAGGCTCTGCGGCTGCTCTGTGAAGCCGACAGCAACCCCCCTGCAACGCTGTCCTGGTTCCGGAGGTCCCTCCCTGAGAATGACACCGTCCTCTCCAACTCCTCCACCCTGGAGCTGCCATCAGTGAGGAGATCAGACGAAGGGGAGTTCATTTGCCAGGCACAGAATCAGCTGggctcccagcttgtctctttgAGCCTCTCTGTGAACT GGAGAGCAGAATCCTGGCTCAGCGGGGTTCAGGGAGCAGTAACTGGGGCGGCCACCACGGCcctgctttctctctgcctcgGCCTCCTCTTCAG GCTGAAGAACCGTAGCAGGAAAGCAGTCCAGCCAGTGCAGACTGGGGATCCAACCAATCAAGCCATGGGCTCAGCCTCCAGG GAGCAGCAGTGCCGGTTTTGGAAACATCCCCCTGCCCGCCCCCCAGCTCCTGCTGGGCCTGGCTTGGTCTCCAGCAGGGAGCAGGAGCTCCACTATGCTCTCCTCAGATTCCCTAGAGCCCAAGCCCAGCCTCAGGGTCAGGAAGACAGCTGCATGGATACTGAATACACTGAGATCAAGATAAGCACATGA